One uncultured Carboxylicivirga sp. genomic window, AATTCTGATCATCACCTATTGATGCTTCCACTTTTACAAACATTGTTGTATTGCCCCAGTCAATTGATGTAAAATGATCAGTTGAACTTCCCTCTCCTACTTTAAGAGAAATCAAACCATAATCATTGGTTGTTACCTGGTGAACTTCGTTATAAAGAACAGCTCCATTGGGTGATTCCCCAAGAATAGAAAGTCTGATATACACATCAGTATTGGCAACATATGTTCCATCAGAATTACGTATCAGGGTTTGATAATTGAAATGTTGCGGGGCACCAGACTGGGCAAACATCAAGACAGTAAAAAACAAATAAAAAAAAGTAGCGATCGTCTTCATAGCGGGTTGTTATTTTTTAATAAATTTTTCTTGGTAAGTCAGATTTCCTGTTTGGATAATTAATATATAGGCACCCTGAGGGATATTTTTAACTTCGATTTGATTCGTTCTTAATTTCAGGCTTTTGACTTGTTTACCCGTCAAATCATACATTTTAACACTTTTAATTTCATTTATATCAACCCCATCAATTATCATCACATCATCCACTGGATTTGGATATAGCTTCAAAGAAGATTCTTTCTTTGATGAATTATGTGTAGAAATTTTATTCTCTGAAAACAATATTCCATTCAAGAAACTGATATTATCACCATTATACCCACCAATGATTGTTTCTCCTATGGCAAAATCAATTATATAATTACTAGTGTTGACACTCATGCCAGCTGAAGAAATCAGCTGCTTTTCCTGAGCAAATGAGCATACAGCAAAGAATATCATCAAGATAAAAGGTATAGGTTTTTTCATTTTGATTATTTATTTAACATCAAATATATTAATTACTTATTTATTGATAAATATGTTTTTAACTATTTTTGCCCCATGTTTGAAAATAAGAAGCAGAAGCAATACACCATTCAGAAAATTCGTCAAACTGTTGGGAAGGCAATTAATCAGTACAATATGATTAACGCTGATGATCATATAATGGTGGCTGTTTCGGGAGGAAAAGATAGTTTGGCATTACTTGAGATTCTTTCATCGCGAAGAAAAGTATTACCCATCCATTACCATTTACATGCAGCTCACGTCATCACGGAAGACGTCCCTTATCAGATTGATGTAGAATGGTTAAAAGAATTCTGCGATGGTCTGGATGTGACACTTCACCTGATTCATACAAAAGCAAATTTAGAAACAGCTGGAAACAAAAAACCTTGTTTTGCCTGCTCGCGCAACAGACGTAAAGAGCTTTTTCAACTAACCAATGAACTGGGTATTAAAAAGCTCGCTTTTGGCCATCATTTGGATGATGCTGTTGAAACATTGGTTATGAACATGGCTCAACACGCCAATATTTCATCCATACCAGCACAATTAGATATGTTTAATGGTAAAATAAAGGTTATCCGCCCATTGATATTTTTAACCAACAGCGAAATGAAGCATTATGCCGACATTATGGGGTTTCCATCGCTAAAACGTGAATGTCCATTTGAAGATCACACTATCCGTTACAAAGCCCGGGCAATTGTTGAACAAATGACCGAATTGAATCCAAAAGCGAGAATTAATCTTTTTAACTCAATGAGTAAAATTGATTTTGAATATCTACCATAATGTAGACTCCTTGACTATCTAACTGTTAGATTATTAGATTT contains:
- a CDS encoding T9SS type A sorting domain-containing protein — its product is MKKPIPFILMIFFAVCSFAQEKQLISSAGMSVNTSNYIIDFAIGETIIGGYNGDNISFLNGILFSENKISTHNSSKKESSLKLYPNPVDDVMIIDGVDINEIKSVKMYDLTGKQVKSLKLRTNQIEVKNIPQGAYILIIQTGNLTYQEKFIKK
- a CDS encoding tRNA 2-thiocytidine biosynthesis TtcA family protein, which gives rise to MFENKKQKQYTIQKIRQTVGKAINQYNMINADDHIMVAVSGGKDSLALLEILSSRRKVLPIHYHLHAAHVITEDVPYQIDVEWLKEFCDGLDVTLHLIHTKANLETAGNKKPCFACSRNRRKELFQLTNELGIKKLAFGHHLDDAVETLVMNMAQHANISSIPAQLDMFNGKIKVIRPLIFLTNSEMKHYADIMGFPSLKRECPFEDHTIRYKARAIVEQMTELNPKARINLFNSMSKIDFEYLP